From the genome of Abyssibacter profundi:
TGCGCGGCGGCGACGTGGAGTCTGTGGAGTTTCAGCGCGACCGGGATCTCAGCCTGACCGCGTATCGCGGCCAGCGCAGCGGCTCGGCCAGTTCCGCAGACTGGTCGGAAGATTCGCTGGGTGAGGTGGTTGAGCGAGCGCTGGCGATTTCGCAGCACACCGGAGAGGACCCTTACGCCGGCCTGCCGGATGCGGCGCGCCAGGCGACGGATTTTCCTGATCTGGACCTGCATCATCCCTGGTCCTTGTCGGTGGCCGATGCCATCGATTTGGCACTGGCCTGCGAGGCTGCGGGCTTGGCCGCCGATGACCGGATTCATCAATCCGAGGGTGCGACGGTCAGTACCCATGCGGGCCTGACGCTGCTGGCCAACACGCAGGGGTTCATCGGACACCGGCTGGGTACCTCCCACAGCCTGTCGTGCTCGGTGCTGGCGCGCGACGGCGACGACATGCAGCGCGACTACTGGTACAGCAGCTCGCGTCGCCACGAGGATTTGGAGGCGGCCGAGGCCGTGGGCCGGCGTGCCGGGGAGCGCGCCGCGGCGCGCTTGGGAGCCCGATCCATCCAGACCCAGGCCATGCCGGTGCTCTTTGTGCCAGAGCTGGCCCGGGGACTCATCGGTCATTTCCTGGGCGCGATTTCAGGCGGCAATCTCTACCGCCGGGCCTCGTTCTTGCTGGATTCCGCCGGGCAGCAGGTGTTTGCGCCCGGCATCCGGATCACCCAGCAGCCATTCTTGTCGCGGGCGGCCGGCAGTCGCAGTTTCGACAGCGAAGGTGTGGCGATGACGGACCGCACGCTCATCGACGCCGATGGCGTGTTGCAGGGCTACTTGCTTGGGAGTTATTCGGCGCGTCGACTGGGTCTGGAGACCACCGGTAATGCCGGCGGCCCGGCCAATGTCGTGGTCGAGCCGGGGGCGCTGGATTTCGCCGGATTGCTGGCCGAGATGGGCGACGGACTGCTGGTGACCGAGCTGATGGGCCAGGGCCTCAATATGGTCACGGGTGATTATTCACGCGGCGCCTCGGGTTTCATGGTCCGCAATGGCGTCATCTGTGAGCCTGTCGACGAAATCACCATCGCGGGCAACCTGTCCGACGTGTTCAAGCAGATCCGGGCCGTGGGCCGCGATGTGGATATTCGGGGCAACTGCCGTTGCGGCTCGCTACTCATCGATGGCATGACGGTGGCCGGGCAATAGCATTCACCGCCCGTGCCTCCCACGCCCTGCGTGCGGGGCTATCCCGGTTGTGTCGGCTGGACCGTCCCGAGACCCTGCGCATCAGCCAATGACACGGTGCTGCGTCCCGGGCGTGTTCGTATGCCGCGCTGAAAGAACAGGTTGTTGGGTAGCCGCAGGGTGAGTTCTTCGGTGGTCTCGTCCTCGCGCTTAACCGTCTCGCGCAGCGTCACAAACAGCAGATTCAGGTCCACGACTCGGCCGGCCAGCTTGAAGCCGTTTGCCGGGTCCACCAATTCGATTTCGTCGCCGACGCGAAACGGCGCGTAGATCAGCAGGAGCATGGAGCAAAGGGCATTGGATAACACGCTCCAGACCGCGACAAAGCCGACCGCAATCATGACCAGCACCGCCGACACCGCGGCCCAGACGGTGCCCGTGGAGACGCCGAACTGCTCCAGCAGAAACAACGCCGTGAGCAGCAGAACCAGCACCCGGGAAACGCCACGGAATAGGATTTCTCCTCGGCCCGTCAGCAGCTTGCGATCGATTAGTCGTCGCGTCACCCGGCGCAATAGACGGATCGCCACAATGGCCAGGGCGAGTACGATGAGCACGCGCAAGATGAGCCAGAATTCGGCAGGGGCATTTCGCAGAGGCTCGAGCAGGGACCAGTCCATGGGTGTGTGTCACATCAAAGGTGGGCAAATGAGAATTGTGCGGCCGAACGCCGGTCAGATGAAACAGGACGCCCGAACATTGTTGGAACAGGCATGAATCGACGCGATATTTTGATGGGTGCACTGGCACTGACCGCCGGTGTCACACGACTACACGCCAATGAGGACGAGACCATGGAACTGGATGTCTCCAAGCGCCGATGGCGCGAGATACTCGACGACGATGCCGCGTTCCGGGTGCTGTTCAAAGAGGGCACGGAGCGTCCGTGGAGCAGTGACCTGAACCAGGAAAAGCGGCCCGGCACCTACGTCTGCAAGGCCTGTTACCAGCCCTTGTTCGATGCGTCCATGAAGTATGAAAGCGGCACCGGTTGGCCCAGCTTCTTCGACACCCTGGACGGCGCCGTGGCGACCAAGCGGGACTTCAAGCTGATCCTGCCGAGAACCGAATACCACTGCGCACGTTGTGGGGGGCACCAAGGCCATGTGTTCGATGATGGCCCGGAGCCCACCGGCAAGCGCTACTGCAACAACGGCGTGGCGCTCATCTTCGTGCCCGAGGGACAAGAGCTGCCAGCGCTGCGCCAGGCCGCCTAGCCACTACAGCAGAACCAGGGCCCCCAGGCCGAGGAAGGCGAAGAAGCCGACCACATCGGTAATGGTCGTCAGTACAACACTGCCGGCCAGGGCCGGGTCGATGTTCAGCTTGCGCAGGATGAGCGGAATGCCGAATCCAGACAGCGCAGCAAACAGCTGATTGATAATCATCGCAATCGCAATCACCGCGCCCAGCGTTGGATTGCGGAACCACAGCAGCACAATACCCGCCACCACCAGCGCCCAGAGCACGCCGTTGATCGCGGCGACAGCCAGCTCTTTCTTGAGCAGTGATTGGGTATTGCCGCCGCCGATCTGGCCCAATGCGAGGCCGCGAATCATCAGCGTGAGTGTCTGACTGCCGCTGATGCCGCCCATGCTGGCCACCACGGGCATGAGCACCGCCAGGGCGACGACCTGATCGATGACCGATTCGAACAGGCCCACGACCTGGGCGGCGAGCAGGGCGGTGAGCAGGTTAATGCCCAGCCACACCGCGCGCCGCTTGGCGCTGGCCGCCACGGGCGCGAAGATGTCTTCTTCCTCGTCCAGGCCGGCCATGCTCATGAGGTTGTGCTCGGCCTCGTCGCGGATCACGTCCACGACATCATCGATGGTGATGCGCCCGACCAGCAGGCGGTTGGCGTCGACCACCGGCGCGGAGATCAGGTCCCGGTTCTCGAATTGCTGGGCGACCTCGCGGGCGGGCAGGTCGTCGGCCAGCGGTTCCAACTCGGTGTCCATGGCATCGGCCACGCGCTCGCTGGGATCATGCGTGAGCAGTCGCTCCAGGCTCAGACCACCGATGAAGCGACCGTAGCGATCGACGACATAGATGACGTCCGTGTGGTCGGGCATGGAACCGCGCAGCCGCAGATAACGCAGGACGACATCCAGCGTGACATCCGGGCGGATGGTGACGGTGTCCGTATTGGTCAGGCCGCCGGCGGTATCCGGCGCGTAGGACATGACCTTTTCCAGGGCCTGGCGGTTGGCCAAGTCCATCGACCGCAGCACCTGCTCGGTGAGCGTCTCGGGCAGATCGTCGACGAAGTCAGCCAGGTCATCGATGTCCAGATCGCGGGCCGCGGCGATGACATCTTCCGGCGACATCCCCTGGATGAGGGCGGCCCGGACTTCGTCGTTAACGTGGAGCAGCACCTCACCTTGGTCGTCGACATCGACCACGCCCCAGACGACCTTGCGCTCGTTATGCGGCAGGGATTCGAGCAGCCGCGCGATTTCGGCCGGGTGCAGGGATTTCAGGATCCGGCGAACAGGTACAAGCCGGCCACTGTCGAGGGCGTCGCGTAGCCGTTCGAGCCGTTGTTCCGCGGTTTGTTGCTCAGCCGTCTCGGCCATGCGCGGGCTCCCGAAGATTGGCCGGCATTTTACGCGGCTTCAGGACGAACGGTAGGAAATCTCCACAGCGCAGCGGCCAGTTGCGATGGGGGTCACGCCGCAGGCGGCAACCGGCCGGGCTACAGGGCGGCGATTGCGTCGATGCGCTGCCGGGCCTCGCCCGGGTCGGTGCAGGCCAGCAGTTCATCGGTGCGGCGCCGCAGGTCGCTAACATCGGCATCGCGCACGATGCGCTTGACCTCCAACACGCTGGCCGGGTGCATGGAGAATTCGGTGAGCCCAAGCCCGAGTAGCAACCGGGTGTGCAAGGTGTCGCCCGCCATTTCGCCGCACATCGACACCGGTATCCCTGCCATCTGGCCGGCTTCGATGGTGCGACGAATCAGCTGTAGCACGGCGGGGTGCAGCGGGTCGTACAGGTAATTGACCTCGTCATCCACGCGATCAATGGCCAGGGTGTACTGGATCAGGTCGTTGGTGCCGATGGAGAAGAACTCGCATTCCCGCGCCAGCCAAGGGGCCGCGAGGGCGGCGCCCGGCACCTCGATCATGGCGCCGACCTGGGCGGTATCGCTGAATTCGCGCTGCTCCTGCGCGAGCTCGGTCTTGATGTCGTGAATCAGCTGCGTGCATTGCCGCAGTTCGAAAATGTTGGAGATCATTGGAATCATGATCCGGGCCCGGCCCGCGCTGGCGGCGCGCAGCAATGCCCGCAGCTGGGTGCGGAACAGGCTGCGGTCTTTGAGGCACAGGCGCACGGCGCGCAGGCCCAAGGCCGGATTCGTGGCCTGCGAGATCCGCACGGCCTCCGATTGCTTATCCGCGCCCAGGTCCAGCGTGCGGATGGTCACCGGGCCGTCCACCGCGGCGATTACCTCCCGGTAGGCCAGATACTGCTCTTCTTCACCCGGTGGCTGCTCGCGGTTCATGAACAGGAACTCGGTGCGGTAAAGGCCAATGCCTTCGGCACCCACTTCCTGGGCCTGGGCCACATCGCTAGGCAGCTCGATGTTGGCCATCAGGCGGATCGTCTGACCGTCGCGCGAGCGGGCCGGCTCGTCCTTGAGGCGCAGCAACATGCGCCGGTAGCGGGCATCACGCTGGCGTCGACGGGCGTAGAAATCCAGGGTGATCCGGGCCGGCGCGGCGACCAGATGGCCCGCATGGCCGTCGACGATCAGCACTTCGCCGTCTTCGAGCAGGCGGCGTGCGCCGTGGAGTCCGACGATGGCGGGGATGCCCAGGCTGCGAGCGAGAATCGCGGTGTGCGACAAGGGACCGCCCGATTCGGTCACAAAGCCGGCAACACCCTGGCGGTGGAGCAGGATGATGTCGGCTGGCGTGACATCATCGGCCACCACAATCGACGTGCCCTCGTGCGCGGCCTCGCGGGCGCCCAGGGGCTTGTCATTCTTCAGCAGGATCCGCTGAATCTGCGATACGACATGCTCGACATCGTCACGACGGCTGCGCAGATAAGGATCTTCCATCGCCTCGAATACGCGGATGAGCGTGTCACGCTGGCTTTTCAGGGCCGCTTCGGCATTGACGCCGCGCTCGGTGATCAGCTCTTCCACGGCCTCGGAGAAGGCGCGGTCTTCGAGCATCAGCATATGGGACTCGATGAACGCGGAAATCTCGCCCGGCGTGCCCTTGGGAATGCGTTCCTGGACGTCCTTGAGTTGGCTGCGCGCGCGACGTAGTGCCGACCGATAGCGCCGGATCTCGGCTTCGATCTCAAAGGGTTCCAGCGCGTATTCGGGGATGTCCAAATCGCCGGAGACGATTTTCATCGCCCGGCCGATTGCAATGCCGCGTGCGACCCCGATGCCGGAGAGCCAGAGACTCATGCGGTCAGGCGTCCTCGCCGAACCGGTTGGCGATGAGCTCGGCCACGGCCTGCAACGCCGCATCGGCATCCGGCCCGTCGGTTTCCAGTTCCAGCTCGGTGCCTTGCCCGGCCGCAAGCATCATCAGTCCCATCATGCTCTTGCCGCTGACCTCGCGGTCACCGCGACGCAGCAGCACCCGACTTTCAAATTGCCGCGCACAGGTCACGAGCTTGGCGGTGGCTCGGGCGTGTAGGCCCAGTTTGTTGACGATCGTAACGGTCTGGCTTGGCATAAGGCGGTGTCTTTATTCGGGATGCTGGCAATCGACAATACCCCGGCGGCCGCCTTCGATGGCGGCGGCACTCAGGGCGGAGAGCGGCTGGTCGTGGTAGTTGAACACGCGCAGCAACATCGGCATGTTCACGCCGGCCACCACGCGCGTGCTGTCATCGCTGGCGATGCGGGTCGCCAGATTGCCCGGGGTGGAGCCGAAGGCGTCCGTCAGGATGAGCACGCCCTCCCCAGAATCCAGGCGGTCAATCATGCGTTCGCCCTGACGGATAAGGACTTCGGTGTCCTGCACACGCCGGACTTCGAGGATGTCCGTGTCCAAGGGCAGGTCGCCGATGACGTCGCGCACGGTCGCCAGCAAATGCTGGCCCAGTCGGCCATGGGTGACGAGTAGAAGTCCGCAGCTCATGCCAATTCCGAATGTCTGATTTGTATCGCGCGACCGGCGGCGCGAAAACGCCGGGCCAGGGCTTCCACCAGGTAGACGGAACGATGCCGTCCGCCCGTGCAGCCAATGCCCACGGTGATATAGGTGCGGTCCTGGCCTTCGAAGGCCGGTAGCCAGCGCTCCAAAA
Proteins encoded in this window:
- the msrB gene encoding peptide-methionine (R)-S-oxide reductase MsrB, with product MNRRDILMGALALTAGVTRLHANEDETMELDVSKRRWREILDDDAAFRVLFKEGTERPWSSDLNQEKRPGTYVCKACYQPLFDASMKYESGTGWPSFFDTLDGAVATKRDFKLILPRTEYHCARCGGHQGHVFDDGPEPTGKRYCNNGVALIFVPEGQELPALRQAA
- a CDS encoding mechanosensitive ion channel family protein is translated as MDWSLLEPLRNAPAEFWLILRVLIVLALAIVAIRLLRRVTRRLIDRKLLTGRGEILFRGVSRVLVLLLTALFLLEQFGVSTGTVWAAVSAVLVMIAVGFVAVWSVLSNALCSMLLLIYAPFRVGDEIELVDPANGFKLAGRVVDLNLLFVTLRETVKREDETTEELTLRLPNNLFFQRGIRTRPGRSTVSLADAQGLGTVQPTQPG
- the ptsP gene encoding phosphoenolpyruvate--protein phosphotransferase, which encodes MSLWLSGIGVARGIAIGRAMKIVSGDLDIPEYALEPFEIEAEIRRYRSALRRARSQLKDVQERIPKGTPGEISAFIESHMLMLEDRAFSEAVEELITERGVNAEAALKSQRDTLIRVFEAMEDPYLRSRRDDVEHVVSQIQRILLKNDKPLGAREAAHEGTSIVVADDVTPADIILLHRQGVAGFVTESGGPLSHTAILARSLGIPAIVGLHGARRLLEDGEVLIVDGHAGHLVAAPARITLDFYARRRQRDARYRRMLLRLKDEPARSRDGQTIRLMANIELPSDVAQAQEVGAEGIGLYRTEFLFMNREQPPGEEEQYLAYREVIAAVDGPVTIRTLDLGADKQSEAVRISQATNPALGLRAVRLCLKDRSLFRTQLRALLRAASAGRARIMIPMISNIFELRQCTQLIHDIKTELAQEQREFSDTAQVGAMIEVPGAALAAPWLARECEFFSIGTNDLIQYTLAIDRVDDEVNYLYDPLHPAVLQLIRRTIEAGQMAGIPVSMCGEMAGDTLHTRLLLGLGLTEFSMHPASVLEVKRIVRDADVSDLRRRTDELLACTDPGEARQRIDAIAAL
- the pmbA gene encoding metalloprotease PmbA — protein: MTSSPTQTIDQTLPTPDSLAASLGRLLEQATQSGATSAAATMSISIGLTVTVRGGDVESVEFQRDRDLSLTAYRGQRSGSASSADWSEDSLGEVVERALAISQHTGEDPYAGLPDAARQATDFPDLDLHHPWSLSVADAIDLALACEAAGLAADDRIHQSEGATVSTHAGLTLLANTQGFIGHRLGTSHSLSCSVLARDGDDMQRDYWYSSSRRHEDLEAAEAVGRRAGERAAARLGARSIQTQAMPVLFVPELARGLIGHFLGAISGGNLYRRASFLLDSAGQQVFAPGIRITQQPFLSRAAGSRSFDSEGVAMTDRTLIDADGVLQGYLLGSYSARRLGLETTGNAGGPANVVVEPGALDFAGLLAEMGDGLLVTELMGQGLNMVTGDYSRGASGFMVRNGVICEPVDEITIAGNLSDVFKQIRAVGRDVDIRGNCRCGSLLIDGMTVAGQ
- a CDS encoding HPr family phosphocarrier protein, translated to MPSQTVTIVNKLGLHARATAKLVTCARQFESRVLLRRGDREVSGKSMMGLMMLAAGQGTELELETDGPDADAALQAVAELIANRFGEDA
- the mgtE gene encoding magnesium transporter — its product is MAETAEQQTAEQRLERLRDALDSGRLVPVRRILKSLHPAEIARLLESLPHNERKVVWGVVDVDDQGEVLLHVNDEVRAALIQGMSPEDVIAAARDLDIDDLADFVDDLPETLTEQVLRSMDLANRQALEKVMSYAPDTAGGLTNTDTVTIRPDVTLDVVLRYLRLRGSMPDHTDVIYVVDRYGRFIGGLSLERLLTHDPSERVADAMDTELEPLADDLPAREVAQQFENRDLISAPVVDANRLLVGRITIDDVVDVIRDEAEHNLMSMAGLDEEEDIFAPVAASAKRRAVWLGINLLTALLAAQVVGLFESVIDQVVALAVLMPVVASMGGISGSQTLTLMIRGLALGQIGGGNTQSLLKKELAVAAINGVLWALVVAGIVLLWFRNPTLGAVIAIAMIINQLFAALSGFGIPLILRKLNIDPALAGSVVLTTITDVVGFFAFLGLGALVLL
- a CDS encoding PTS sugar transporter subunit IIA, producing MSCGLLLVTHGRLGQHLLATVRDVIGDLPLDTDILEVRRVQDTEVLIRQGERMIDRLDSGEGVLILTDAFGSTPGNLATRIASDDSTRVVAGVNMPMLLRVFNYHDQPLSALSAAAIEGGRRGIVDCQHPE